The genomic DNA CTTCTTACGCAAAATACCATCAGCAGACTGCTGCTCATTAACCAACTCAACTACTGGAACCGATAATATGAAGACTTTATCATCGCCATATTTTAAATTTGTAGCGCTCGCCTGTGCATGTTTGCTATTAACTATATCAGCATGTAATCATGATACTGCGGCTGCTGACGACGCCCCTGTAAAATCACAAACACCGGTTACGGTGACTTCCATCAGCAACGGAACAATGGCCGATTCTATAAGCCTGAATGCCACTTCGTCATTTATGCAAAAAAGTTATGTAAAGGCTAATGCAATAGGTTACATTCAACATGTATATGTAAAACCGGGGCAGTATGTAAGTGCGGGGCAATTGCTGTTCACTATTAAAACAAAAGAAGCGCAAAGTATCGGCAATACCATCAATGTGCTGGATACTACTTTTAAATTTTCGGGTGTAAACCGTATTAAGGCAGCAAGCAGCGGCTATATTACCCAACTGATGCACCAGCTTGGCGATTATGTGCAGGATGGCGAGCAGTTGGCCGCTATAAGCGATAAGGAAAGCTTTGCCTTTGTAATGCAATTACCTTATGAGCTTCAAAGTACTTTACGCAATAATCAGGATATCATACTCACTTTACCGGGTGGCCACACGCTTAGCGGCAGGGTAGCATCGGTTATGCCTTCGGTTGATACGCTATCGCAAACACAGGGTATAGTAATCAAAGTTAACAGCGCCGATCCGATTCCCGAAAACCTGGTGGCAAGGGCGCATATTATTAAATCGGCAAAAAGCAATGTACCCTCACTACCCAAATCTGCCGTGCTGGCCAATGAAACACAAACCGATTTTTGGGTAATGAAACTCATTAATGATACTACAGCCGTCAAGATCCCCGTACAAAAAGGAATCGAAACCAAGAGCCAGGTAGAGATCCTCTCGCCCAGATTTGGACCAGCTGACAGAATTGTGATAACAGGTAATTATGGATTGGCCGATACTGCCAAAGTGAAAATTGTGAAACCATGAAGAACCTGAACAACTTTTTCATCACCCATAAAAAGCCCATCAGTCTGATGCTGTTCATCATACTATTGGGTGGTGGTTTTGCTTATTCGCGCTTGCAAACCTCCCTGTTCCCGGAGATCACTTTCCCCAAGATCAAGATCATAGCCGATGCCGGTTTACAACCGGTAAATAAAATGATGATCACAGTGACCAAACCGCTGGAGAATGCCGTGAAACAAGTGCCAAACCTGCAATATGTACGCAGTACTACCAGCCGCGGAAGTTGTGAAATATCAGCTTTCATGAATTGGAACGCAGATATTGACTTGAGCCAGCAGCAGATACAATCGCGTATTGATCAGATCAAAAATGATCTGCCGCCCGAAGTGAACATCAGTGTTGAAAAAATGAACCCCTCCATCCTGCCGGTAAGCGGGTACACGTTAGAGAGCCATAGCAAATCGCCCATTGAGTTAAAACAGCTGGCTACCTATACCGTAAAACCGTTCCTGTCGCAGGTTGACGGAGTATCGGAGATCAGGGTTATCGGCGGTAAAACCAAAGAGTATTGGCTGGTGCTTAATACACAAAAGATGGGCTCCCTGGGGCTCACGCCAGACATTATTACCAATACCCTGGCTCAAACCGGCTTCATCAAGTCTGAAGGCTATTTGTCTGATTATAAGATGTTGTATTTAACCGTTACAGATGCCTCTGTAAATACCAGTCAGCAGTTGGAAAACCTGGTGATCAGCAATAATCGTAAACGGGTAATACAGCTTAAAGATATTGGCAGCATACAGATCAATCCCGGTATTGAGTACACCAAAGTAAACGCCAATGGCCACGAGGGTGTACTGATAGCCGTAATCAAACAACCTAATGCCAATTTGATCGACCTGTCTGATGCCATGACCCAAAAGGTAGCCGATCTGCAAAAGATCCTTCCTCCTGGTGTAACCATAAAACCATATTATGTTCAGGCCGATTTTGTAAATGCTTCCGTAAAAAGCGTAAGTGATAGTTTATGGATCGGACTGGCGTTGGCTATTATTGTAGCTATCATCTTTTTACGATCGGTAAAGGCCAGTACCACGATACTGGTCACCATACCGGTTACACTCTGCCTAACGCTCATTGTGCTGTACGCGCTGGGTTATACCTTTAATATCATGACGCTGGGCGCTATAGCAGCTGCCATAGGTTTGATCATTGATGATGCCATTGTTGTGGTGGAGCAGATTCACCGCACGCATGAGGAGCATCCGGAAGAGCCTACCCTGACACTACTTCAGCGTGCCGTTGATTACCTTTTTCCGGCCATGGTAGGTTCGTCCATCAGCACCATTGTTATTTTTATCCCATTCGTTATGATGACGGGCGTTGCCGGAGCCTATTTTAAGGTAATGACCAACACCATGATCATTACCCTGGTGTGTTCCTTTTTTGTAACCTGGATAGGCCTACCGGTAATATACCTGTTGCTTACCCGCAACCAAGAAACCAATAGTGTACAGGTTAAAGAAGCCCACGGTGTAAAAAGACAGCGCTGGGTATCCTTTTTTATATTACGCCCTTATTTGAGTATCATCATGATGCTCGCACTTGCCGCGATCATTGTTTTTATCCCGTCAGGATTAAAAACGGGCTTCTTGCCAGATATGGATGAGGGCAGTATTGTACTGGATTATACTTCGCCTCCCGGCACCTCGCTCGAAGAAACCGATCGTATGCTGCGCGATATCGAGAAGATCATCATCAAAGATCCTGAAGTAGCTGCCTATTCACGTAGAACAGGTACGCAAATGGGCTTTTTTATTACCGAACCCAACACCGGTGATTACCTGATACAGCTCAAAAAAGGTCACGATAAAACTACCGAAGAGGTGATAGGCGATCTGCGGCAGAAAATCGAATCTTCCCAACCTGCCCTGCGGGTAGATTTTGGACAGGTAATTGGTGATATGCTGGGCGATCTGATGACCTCTACGCAGCCCATCGAGATTAAAGTTTTTGGGGACGATCAGGTTAAATTACAACAGCTATCTAAACAAATAGCAGCTACAGTAAGCAGCGTAAAAGGCACCGCCGATGTATTTGATGGTATTGTGATTGCCGGTCCATCGGTAAATATTGTACCCGATTATACCAGGCTGGCCCAATATAACCTGACACCCGCCAATTTGCAAACGCAGGTACAATCTGCACTACAGGGCAATATAATAGGTAGTTTGTTCGAGAAGGAACAGCAATCACCTATCCGCATGGTGTATCCTGGCAATCGTTCTTTGGATGTGGCCAGTCTTAAAAACCTAACCGTCTTTTTACCCAACGGCAAACCTCTACCGATCAGTCAGTTGGCAAATGTGGAGTTAAGAACAGGCGACGCGGAAGTACAACGCGAAAACCTGCAGGCCATGGGCGTTATCAGCGCCCGGCTGGATAATGTGGATCTGGGCTCTGTGATGCCATCCATCAAAAAGAATATTAGCGCCATTAATTTACCAACGGGATATCACGTGGAATATGGAGGAGCTTATGCCGAGCAGCAGCAGTCATTCAAAGAGCTATTGATCATTCTGATCACCTCGAGCCTGCTGGTTTTTGGTGTGATCCTTTTTCTGTTCAAACAGTTTCGCATCGCATTTCTTATCCTGGTGGTAGCTGTGCTGGGTATTGGCGGTAGTTTTCTGGCCTTATGGTTAACCCGTACCCCATTAAACGTAGGCAGTTATACTGGCTTAATCATGATTGTAGGCATTATTGGCGAAAATGCCATTTTCACCTTCTGGCAGTTTAGAGAAAGCACCAAACATAATAATATCAACGAGGCTATAATCTATTCTATCTCTACCCGTTTACGCCCTAAGTTGATGACGGCGCTGGGGGCTATTATCGCCCTGTTACCGTTGGCATTGGGCATAGGCGCAGGGGCGCAATTGCATCAGCCATTGGCCATCGCGGTTATTGGTGGTTTCCTGGCAGCATTGCCCCTGTTGTTGATCGTGTTGCCCAGTATGTTATGGCTGCTTTACCGTAATTATACTTTTGTGCATCCACCTGTAACTACATAATTTAACACAGCGGTAAGAGGTGGCACCTACGGAGCCATCTCTTTTTCTATACTTTACCTATAAACAGTTTACTCCTCCGGAGTTACGTTTGTACCATTCGTTAAACTCCGGAGGAGTAAACTGTTTATAGGTAGAAAATATTCCTTTAAAAGGCTCCGTCAGGTGCCTCCCATTGGCCATTTGAACTAAAAGCGATTTCCATAAGTCACTTATAATGGCACTTAGCAGTTTTTCAAATATTATACAGAGATTTGCAGGTAAATGATATCCTATGCACATACTCGTTATTGAAGATGAACAAAGAGTAGCCGAGCTGATCAAAAAAGGTCTCGAAGAACATGGCTTCCAGATAACGCTTGCATACGACGGGGAAATGGGAAAAAAACTGTCCTTATCAAAAGAATTTGATCTGATCCTGATGGATATCATTCTTCCAAAGATCAATGGGATAGACCTGTGCAGAGAAATACGAAGTTCAAGACCCGACATTCCTATCATTATGCTGACTGCATTAGGTACTACGGACGATAAAGTAGAAGGCTTTGATGCTGGAGCTAACGATTACCTGGTAAAACCCTTTGATTTCCGGGAGCTTCATGCACGTATCCGCGCCCTAACCAACCGGGTTCAGCATAACAACACTTTTAACCAGGGTTTTATTTTACGCTTTGCCGATCTGGAAATGAATCTGCAAACCAAAATCGTGACCAGGAATAATGAGGTGATCGACCTCACCCCTAAAGAATTTCGCCTACTGGAATATATGATGAAGAACGCCCAGCGAGTTTTATCCAGAACCGAAATAGCCGAAAAAGTTTGGGATACCTTTGATTCGGGTACCAATTTTATTGATGTATACATCAACTATCTCCGAAAAAAAATCGATAAGAATTTCGCCACCAAACTCATACACACCAAGCCGGGAATGGGCTTTATTTTTAAAGAAGGATGAAGATCAGGAACCAACTTTTATTGTTGTTTTTAGTATTGTTCGGGGTGCTCCTGCTGGCCTTTTCTATATTCATATACATTTCTTCGGCACAAACCCGTAAGGATGAATATTTCAAACAACTTAAAAGAGAGGCCATAACCAAAGCCAACCTGCTTTTTGATGCTAAAGTTGCCCCATCGGTATTACAATTGATCTATAAAAATTCCGCCAACTCGTTGTTCGAGGAAGAGGTGGCCGTTTACGATACCTCGTTTAACCTATTATATCATGATGCGGTGCAGATTGATAAAGTAAAAGAAACCCGGAAAATGATCGATCAGATCGTTGAGCAGAAAGAGATCACCTTTGACCAGGGCAGTTTGCAGGTGGTTGGGCTTTTATATACCCATCATGATAAAAACTATGTCCTTACAGCTGCCGCCAATGACGAATATGGGATCCAACGTCTTGGCGAATTAAAAAACACGCTGATCATATCGTTTATCATCATTATCTGTTTTACCGTTATTGCAGGGTATTACTTTGCCGGCAGGGCCCTGAAACCTGTTGCCGAGATTATTGATAATGTAAAAGAAATTACAGCAACCCGCTTGGATATGCGTGTACCCGTAAAAAGCGAAAAGGACGAAATTGGCGAACTGGCCATCACTTTCAACCAGATGCTCGACCGACTCGAGAACTCCTTTAATGCACAAAAAAGTTTTGTTAATAACATTTCCCATGAACTCCGCACTCCACTCGCAACGGTGGTTGGGGAATTGCAACTAGCGTTGATAAAAGACCGTTCCATAACGGAGTATAAAGAGGTGATCCAGCTATCGCTGCACGACGCTAAAAGATTGGTAAAACTGTCCAACGGCCTGCTCGATCTGGCTAAAGCCAATTTTGACCAAAAGGAGGTTAGGATGAAAGAGCTGCGGGTGGATGAATTATTAATGGATGCCCGCGAAACCGTCATTAAAACAATGGATGGTTTTAATGTGGATGTATTGTTTGAGCAGGAAATAGAAAATGACGATAATATTTCTGTGATGGGGAATGAATACTTGTTGAAAGTGGCATTCATCAACCTCATGGAAAACGCCTGCAAATTCTCGCCCGATCATCTGTGCACCGTAACCATCACGTACCTGCATGACAAAGTAATCCTGGCATTTAAAGATAATGGTATTGGTATCAAGCCACAGGATATTCCGCATATTTTCTCGGAATTTTACAGGGGCACCAATAAGGATTTTACCTGGGGCAACGGCATAGGTTTATCCTTAACCGATAAAATAATCGCCATGCATGGGGGCAGTATTACTGTTGCCTCTACAGAAAATAAAGGCAGCACTTTTACCATATCACTCATCCACGTTTAGCCCTTATTTTTCTAATAAATTTCTAATAAATTTCTGTTTCTCCTCTAACGGCCTTTTTCAAAAAGTCGCCTTACTTTTGCTGCACAATAAAAAACAACAGATGGACTCAGGCCCCGAATCGTATTTAATAATTAATAGTTAACCGCCCGCCTATTACATAACCCTGTTATGCTGATGAGGCCGGCACAACAACAGCGTTATGTTCAAATTTCTGACTTTCAGCAAATTGAACCGCCACTATCTGGGAGATGGTGGAAGTTCAAACCATATGCCCGCTACCAATAACGGTGCCGAACAAGAGGTATTTTCTAATCATATCTTTTTCAGCAGCCCTGCCGGCGAACTTTTCGATTACCGTCAACTCAAAAAAAGGAGGAAGATTCGCCATGCTCACAATTTATGATTTCACTTTAAGGCTAACCGTGGCCTTTATACTCGGTGCTGTGATCGGTACCGAGCGTCAGTGGCGGCAACGGATGGCAGGCCTCCGCACCAATATGCTGGTAGCACTGGGAGCAAGCATGTTTGTAGCCTTAGCGGCAAAGATAGGTGGTGATGCCACTGGTCGTGTAACCTCTTATGTGGTAAGTGGCATAGGTTTCCTGGGTGCCGGCGTCATCATGAAAGATGGCGTTAACATCAGGGGCTTAAACACTGCAGCTACCCTGTGGTGTTCAGCAGCTGTGGGCGCGTTCTGTGGTACAGGTTTTATTGCAGAAGCCTGTATCGGGTCGGCATTTATTATTATTACCCATGTAGTAATGCGTCCTTTGGGAACCCGGCTAAGTCAGCTGCCTATCCATAAGGATGCATCCGTTCCGGTGCACTATCTCATCATCATTAAATGCAGGCAGGAGGTTGAAAATCATCTCCGCGTATTGCTGCTGCAGTTTACCAATCATGATGAAAAGATTCTGCTTCGTTCGCTCAAAAGTACCGACGATAATGACAGCACCATAGCCGTTATCACCGCCGAGATCCTGGCTAATGGAAATGAAGATGCCACCATGGAAAAAATAGCAGGCCGCCTTACCATAGAGCATCAGGTTTATGAAGTAAGCTGGAATAAAGCCGGTCATGAAAACGATCTGTAGAAACTAAAATGATACTATACGCCATTATATTAATAGCCATAGGTATAGCTGCCGACAACCTGATGATAGCCGGATTAACCGTGAGCAAAACCGCTTCTATATCCAATAAAAAATGGATTATTATCCTGTTGCTGCTCTTTATAGTCCAGTATCAAATGCTGCTATTGGGTAAAACGGTTGGAGGCTGGGCGCATTACTTAACTGGTAGCAATCCGAATTTGCTGGGTATGGGTTTGCTATTGTCTGTGACTATTAATATTTGCAGAGAGCTTTTTCAGCAGAAGGTTACTCATCCGGTGATTAGCTATACACCAGATAATCTTTTACTACTTGCTTTTAGTACCTCTATGTACGTTTTCCTATTTAGCGTAGCTGTGCAATGGTTAAACGTTCATGATCAAAGGCTAAACTACTGGTTAGCGGGCGCTATTCTGATCTTTCTGAACGCAGGCATCATATTAGGCCGCTTACAGCTCTATAAACCTCTGCGCTTTATTCGCTTTACCTGTACCGGAATGTTATTAGCCGGTACATTAATACTCATTTTAAAGACCCTATAAATATTAAGGAATGCTGACTATCAATAAAACCTCACTAAGAAAAGTGGCAGCTGACGGAAAAAAGATCCTGCTGAACGGCAATGAAGAAGCCGCGGCAACCAAACTCAAGAACGCTTCATCCCATGATCTGGATTTTTCCCTGGCCATGCTGGATAGCGCTCTGGAAGGCCTGTCATTGGCCCAGGCTAAGGATCGTTTGGAAAGATTTGGCTTGAATGAGGTGCATCATGAAAAAGCACCGTCCTGGTTCAAACAACTGATTGAGGCTTTTATCAATCCCTTCATTGGTATCCTGCTTATTATTGCTGCCATATCATTTATACTGGATGTTTGGTTGGCCAAGCCCGGAGAAGCCGATTATAAAACCGTGCTCATGGTAGGCATTATGGTGATGACCAGCGCCCTGTTACGCTTTGTTCAGGAATACCGGAGTAACCGGGCAGCCGAGCAGCTCAAAAGCATGGTTACCACCACGGCAACCGTTTTACGGAAACCAGTTGGTAAAAAAGAATTCGATATTAAAAAACTGGTACCTGGCGATATTGTATTTCTTTCGGCCGGGGATATGATCCCTGCAGATTGCCGCATCATGCAATCCAAAGATCTTTTTGTAAGCCAGGCCATGTTAACCGGCGAATCTTTACCGGTTGAAAAAAGGAGCTTCCCCGTGCGGGATGCAGACAGCAAACCTTTGGTTGAACTGGATAATATATGCTTTATGGGCACCAATGTGGTGAGTGGTTCGGCTATGGCCATTTGCGTAAACACCGGCAATCAAACCTATTTTGGTTCGCTTAGTAAAGACATTGTTGGCAAACGCGCCGAAACAAGTTTTGACAAAGGTGTAAATAAAGTAAGCTATTTACTTATCCGGTTCATGATGGTTATGGTTCCCCTGATATTCTTAATCAACGGGTTGGTTAAAGGTAACTGGTGGGAAGCGCTCTTATTTGCCATTGCGGTTGCAGTAGGATTAACCCCCGAAATGCTGCCCATGATTGTAACGGCCAACCTGGCTAAAGGCGCCGTTAACATGAGCAAAAGAAAGGTGATCATCAAACGACTTAGTGCCATTCAAAACATAGGTGCCATGGATATTCTGTGCACCGACAAGACTGGTACGCTAACCATGGATAAAATTGTGCTGGAAAAACACCTGAACATTTTTGGAGATGAGGATGAAGAAGTATTAAAATGGGCCTATCTGAATAGTTTTCACCAAACCGGATTGAAAAACTTATTGGACGTAGCTGTTCTGGAGCATATAGAAATTCATGAATATCTAAAAGTAGAAGAGTACTATTTAAAAGTTGACGAGATCCCTTTTGATTTTCAGCGCCGCCGGATGTCTGTTATTTTAAAACAACGGAATGGCAAACATTTACTCATCTGTAAAGGCGCGGTGGAAGAAATGCTCGATTTGTGCAATTACGCTTTTGATCCCGGCGAGGATAAACAATTACACATCGAGTCGGACAAGATTATGCCGATGGATGAAAGCCGGAGAAACATGATCCTCAATACTTCTAAAAAGCTAAATGCCGAGGGTCTGCGGGTTTTATTGGTGGCTATTAAAGAGTTTGACGACCGGGCCCTCACCTATTCTGTAGATGACGAAAAGGACATGATCCTTACCGGCTTTATCGGTTTCCTTGATCCCGCGAAACCATCGGCAAAAACCTCTATCGAGGCTTTACAGAAGCTTGGGGTTAATGTAAAAGTACTCACCGGCGATAACGAGATCGTCACTAAAAAAATCTGCCGCGATGTGGGCATACCCTACAGCCGCATCCTGCTCGGAAGCGACGTAGAACAAATGAGTGATGACGAACTGAAACACCAGGTAGATGATGTTTCTATCCTGGCCAAACTTAGTCCTCTACAAAAATCACGGGTGGTTAAAATATTACAGTCCAAAGGGCATACTGTTGGCTTCATGGGCGATGGTATTAATGACGCGGCAGCTTTAAGAGACGCCGATGTTGGCATTTCCGTAGATACTGCCGTGGATATCGCCAAAGAAAGTGCTGATATTATTTTGCTCGAGAAAGATCTGATGGTTTTGCGCAAAGGCGTGATCTATGGCCGCCGGACATTTGGCAACATCATCAAATATATTAAAATGACCGCGAGCAGTAATTTTGGCAATATGTTCAGCATGTTGGGTGCAAGCGCATTCCTGCCCTTCCTGCCTATGCTTCCTGTTCAAATCCTCATTCAAAATTTATTGTATGATGTATCGCAGATATCTATCCCCTGGGATACTATGGACGAAGAATTTATAGAGCAGCCAAAAAAATGGGATGCCTCGGGCATCACCCGGTTTATGCTGTATATCGGCCCTATCAGCTCTATTTTTGATTATGCCACTTTCGCGGTTATGTTCTTTGTATTCAAGGCCAATAGTCCGGCCCATCAGCAACTGTTTCAAAGTGGGTGGTTTATCGAAGGTCTGTTATCCCAAACCCTCATCGTGCACATGATCCGGACACGTAAAATACCATTCATACAAAGCTGGGCAACCACACCCATCATCGCATTAACCTCACTCATTATGGTGATAGGTATCCTGATCCCGTTTTCGCCATTTGCCGAAAGTTTAAAGATGCAGCCACTTTCGCTAATTTATTTCCCCTGGTTAATTGGCATACTGACAGCTTATTGTGTACTCACCCAGCTGGTTAAAACATGGTACATTAAAAAATTCAATCAATGGCTTTGATGAAATAAGGATTTTAGGAACAAGGAGCAAAGATCCGGGGAGGGCCGTCCGGCAATACAACACTTATAACATATTTAAACCCCTATAATTCAACATGATGAAAAACAATTTTCATGTTGCCCTGTGCATTATAGGCACAGGGCTGGTGGCAGCCTCATGCCATGAACATAGCACAGAGCAAGTTGCTAACTTATTTGCGGTACAGGGCGATACCATTACGGTCACCTCCCACTCCCATTTAAAAGACAGACTTAAAACAATTACTTTAAAAGACGAACCTTACCGTTTACAGATCATCACCACAGGTATTATCAAAGCCATACCAACGCAGTACGCAGAAATAGCTCCTCCTTTTCAGGGAAGGGTTACTAAGACGTATTTGCACTTAGGTATGAAAACTACCCCATCAACACCCTTGTTTGAGATCAGCTCTCCGGATTTTATAACCGCGCAAAAAATCTTTTTCCAGGAAAAATCGCAGATGCTGCAAACTCAAAAAACCTTAAAACGGCAACAGGATCTGATGGCTAATGGCGTGGGTACGCAAAAAGATCTGGAAGAAGCCCAAACTGCTTATGAGGTCGAAAAAAAGGAATATGAAAATGCGGTTATCGGTATTAAGATATTCAAAGCCGATCCTGAAAAACTATCCCTGGGTCAGCCATTGGTGGTACACGCTCCCATTAACGGCGAAGTGGTAGATAACAAAGTAGTATTAGGACAATTTATAAAAGATGATGCGGCCAGCGTAGCTACCGTAGCCGATCTGTCAAAAGTATGGATAGCCGGACAGGTGAAAGAAAAAGACATCCGGTATGTACATCAACAGGATGAATGCGATATTCAGGTATCTGCCCTGCCCGGGAAACACCTCAAAGGCAAAGTATATCACGTAAATGATATCGTTGATGACGATACCCGAAGTGTACAGGTGTTGATGGAGTGTAACAATACCGACCATGCACTTAAACCCGGCATGTATGCCACAGTAGATTTTATTGACGCCCCTACATCTGCCATCTTGATACCTCAAACTGCCCTGTTACAAATGAGCGGAAGCAATTTCGTTTTTGTGGCTTCGCCCGACGGAAAATATATTAAACGAAAAGTAGTAACCGGCGGAAACGACAATGACCGCGTAGTTATCACATCCGGCTTAAAAAGTGGCGACACGATCATTTCAGAAGGTGGCTTTTATTTATTGGAAGCACGGTAACCTTATAACCTATACTGTATGAAAAAATTAATATTTACCGCAATAAAAAAGCGCTGGCTTTTTGTGGCCTTATTTGTGCTTCTGGCTTTCTTTGGTTACTACTCCTGGAAACAATTATCTATTGAAGCCTATCCCGATATTGCCGATGTAACTTCGCAGGTAGTAACACAGGTTCCGGGCCTCGCGGCAGAAGAGGTAGAACAGCAGATCACTATACCCATTGAGCGTTCATTGAACGGGT from Mucilaginibacter inviolabilis includes the following:
- a CDS encoding efflux RND transporter periplasmic adaptor subunit, which codes for MKTLSSPYFKFVALACACLLLTISACNHDTAAADDAPVKSQTPVTVTSISNGTMADSISLNATSSFMQKSYVKANAIGYIQHVYVKPGQYVSAGQLLFTIKTKEAQSIGNTINVLDTTFKFSGVNRIKAASSGYITQLMHQLGDYVQDGEQLAAISDKESFAFVMQLPYELQSTLRNNQDIILTLPGGHTLSGRVASVMPSVDTLSQTQGIVIKVNSADPIPENLVARAHIIKSAKSNVPSLPKSAVLANETQTDFWVMKLINDTTAVKIPVQKGIETKSQVEILSPRFGPADRIVITGNYGLADTAKVKIVKP
- a CDS encoding efflux RND transporter permease subunit → MKNLNNFFITHKKPISLMLFIILLGGGFAYSRLQTSLFPEITFPKIKIIADAGLQPVNKMMITVTKPLENAVKQVPNLQYVRSTTSRGSCEISAFMNWNADIDLSQQQIQSRIDQIKNDLPPEVNISVEKMNPSILPVSGYTLESHSKSPIELKQLATYTVKPFLSQVDGVSEIRVIGGKTKEYWLVLNTQKMGSLGLTPDIITNTLAQTGFIKSEGYLSDYKMLYLTVTDASVNTSQQLENLVISNNRKRVIQLKDIGSIQINPGIEYTKVNANGHEGVLIAVIKQPNANLIDLSDAMTQKVADLQKILPPGVTIKPYYVQADFVNASVKSVSDSLWIGLALAIIVAIIFLRSVKASTTILVTIPVTLCLTLIVLYALGYTFNIMTLGAIAAAIGLIIDDAIVVVEQIHRTHEEHPEEPTLTLLQRAVDYLFPAMVGSSISTIVIFIPFVMMTGVAGAYFKVMTNTMIITLVCSFFVTWIGLPVIYLLLTRNQETNSVQVKEAHGVKRQRWVSFFILRPYLSIIMMLALAAIIVFIPSGLKTGFLPDMDEGSIVLDYTSPPGTSLEETDRMLRDIEKIIIKDPEVAAYSRRTGTQMGFFITEPNTGDYLIQLKKGHDKTTEEVIGDLRQKIESSQPALRVDFGQVIGDMLGDLMTSTQPIEIKVFGDDQVKLQQLSKQIAATVSSVKGTADVFDGIVIAGPSVNIVPDYTRLAQYNLTPANLQTQVQSALQGNIIGSLFEKEQQSPIRMVYPGNRSLDVASLKNLTVFLPNGKPLPISQLANVELRTGDAEVQRENLQAMGVISARLDNVDLGSVMPSIKKNISAINLPTGYHVEYGGAYAEQQQSFKELLIILITSSLLVFGVILFLFKQFRIAFLILVVAVLGIGGSFLALWLTRTPLNVGSYTGLIMIVGIIGENAIFTFWQFRESTKHNNINEAIIYSISTRLRPKLMTALGAIIALLPLALGIGAGAQLHQPLAIAVIGGFLAALPLLLIVLPSMLWLLYRNYTFVHPPVTT
- a CDS encoding response regulator transcription factor, with the protein product MHILVIEDEQRVAELIKKGLEEHGFQITLAYDGEMGKKLSLSKEFDLILMDIILPKINGIDLCREIRSSRPDIPIIMLTALGTTDDKVEGFDAGANDYLVKPFDFRELHARIRALTNRVQHNNTFNQGFILRFADLEMNLQTKIVTRNNEVIDLTPKEFRLLEYMMKNAQRVLSRTEIAEKVWDTFDSGTNFIDVYINYLRKKIDKNFATKLIHTKPGMGFIFKEG
- a CDS encoding HAMP domain-containing sensor histidine kinase, whose product is MKIRNQLLLLFLVLFGVLLLAFSIFIYISSAQTRKDEYFKQLKREAITKANLLFDAKVAPSVLQLIYKNSANSLFEEEVAVYDTSFNLLYHDAVQIDKVKETRKMIDQIVEQKEITFDQGSLQVVGLLYTHHDKNYVLTAAANDEYGIQRLGELKNTLIISFIIIICFTVIAGYYFAGRALKPVAEIIDNVKEITATRLDMRVPVKSEKDEIGELAITFNQMLDRLENSFNAQKSFVNNISHELRTPLATVVGELQLALIKDRSITEYKEVIQLSLHDAKRLVKLSNGLLDLAKANFDQKEVRMKELRVDELLMDARETVIKTMDGFNVDVLFEQEIENDDNISVMGNEYLLKVAFINLMENACKFSPDHLCTVTITYLHDKVILAFKDNGIGIKPQDIPHIFSEFYRGTNKDFTWGNGIGLSLTDKIIAMHGGSITVASTENKGSTFTISLIHV
- a CDS encoding MgtC/SapB family protein, whose amino-acid sequence is MLTIYDFTLRLTVAFILGAVIGTERQWRQRMAGLRTNMLVALGASMFVALAAKIGGDATGRVTSYVVSGIGFLGAGVIMKDGVNIRGLNTAATLWCSAAVGAFCGTGFIAEACIGSAFIIITHVVMRPLGTRLSQLPIHKDASVPVHYLIIIKCRQEVENHLRVLLLQFTNHDEKILLRSLKSTDDNDSTIAVITAEILANGNEDATMEKIAGRLTIEHQVYEVSWNKAGHENDL
- a CDS encoding manganese efflux pump translates to MILYAIILIAIGIAADNLMIAGLTVSKTASISNKKWIIILLLLFIVQYQMLLLGKTVGGWAHYLTGSNPNLLGMGLLLSVTINICRELFQQKVTHPVISYTPDNLLLLAFSTSMYVFLFSVAVQWLNVHDQRLNYWLAGAILIFLNAGIILGRLQLYKPLRFIRFTCTGMLLAGTLILILKTL
- the mgtA gene encoding magnesium-translocating P-type ATPase gives rise to the protein MLTINKTSLRKVAADGKKILLNGNEEAAATKLKNASSHDLDFSLAMLDSALEGLSLAQAKDRLERFGLNEVHHEKAPSWFKQLIEAFINPFIGILLIIAAISFILDVWLAKPGEADYKTVLMVGIMVMTSALLRFVQEYRSNRAAEQLKSMVTTTATVLRKPVGKKEFDIKKLVPGDIVFLSAGDMIPADCRIMQSKDLFVSQAMLTGESLPVEKRSFPVRDADSKPLVELDNICFMGTNVVSGSAMAICVNTGNQTYFGSLSKDIVGKRAETSFDKGVNKVSYLLIRFMMVMVPLIFLINGLVKGNWWEALLFAIAVAVGLTPEMLPMIVTANLAKGAVNMSKRKVIIKRLSAIQNIGAMDILCTDKTGTLTMDKIVLEKHLNIFGDEDEEVLKWAYLNSFHQTGLKNLLDVAVLEHIEIHEYLKVEEYYLKVDEIPFDFQRRRMSVILKQRNGKHLLICKGAVEEMLDLCNYAFDPGEDKQLHIESDKIMPMDESRRNMILNTSKKLNAEGLRVLLVAIKEFDDRALTYSVDDEKDMILTGFIGFLDPAKPSAKTSIEALQKLGVNVKVLTGDNEIVTKKICRDVGIPYSRILLGSDVEQMSDDELKHQVDDVSILAKLSPLQKSRVVKILQSKGHTVGFMGDGINDAAALRDADVGISVDTAVDIAKESADIILLEKDLMVLRKGVIYGRRTFGNIIKYIKMTASSNFGNMFSMLGASAFLPFLPMLPVQILIQNLLYDVSQISIPWDTMDEEFIEQPKKWDASGITRFMLYIGPISSIFDYATFAVMFFVFKANSPAHQQLFQSGWFIEGLLSQTLIVHMIRTRKIPFIQSWATTPIIALTSLIMVIGILIPFSPFAESLKMQPLSLIYFPWLIGILTAYCVLTQLVKTWYIKKFNQWL